The window GTTCCTAACTACGCAAAAGTAGTAATCCGTCAGTAAAGGATAAACTCAGTAAtccttaaatttatttattttgctggCGTGAGCTCAGCACTTAACATTgtattttctaataatatgTGAAAAACCGTGGAATAAACCAGTTTTTATAGCTCTTGATTTTTGCCTTATTACTTCGTTACTGTTTCGAGATTTTGGTCACTGCAGTAACTTTTTGCGGCACTGGCGACTTCCGGAGCGGAAACACGAACCATTATAAacaaatcaatattttattaagtacTCAAACAAAAGATCTTATAAACCGTAACCCCTTAAGTCGAAAAAAGTAATACAAAGTGCtgataaaaacattaaaacaaataactttttgttcctgtgaaaaatttaaaaatcctgAATTGAATTTTATCGTTTAGAACAAGCCTAACATTGGAATCTGCGAACTTGTGAATGGAATCAGCAAGCACATAGGTGTAACCCTGGTTGTCGAAAGCGAAACTATCAGGCCAAATCATCGTACTCCGGTTCTGGTACAAAATTTCGGGTGGTATTCCCCCAAGCACCTTCCATTTCCCTACTCCATAAAGTGGCAACAAACCGTAGTACAAATTCCCCAATTCGTCCATTGCCATCCCGTCACCTTGAGCCTGTTTATCCCCCAAATAGGTCACATTAGCCCTCCAATCGCCACTACTCAGTAAATCCTCCCGTTTCAAAATTTCGGTACTTATCCCAAAGACGCTAAATCCGACCAAGGAGCAGTACAGCAGCATCCGGGGGTTACGCCCCCGAGGGGTGAGCGCAATACCATTAATGGTCCCCAACTGTGTGAACACCATATCATCAACCACGAAATTCGCAGCTCGCATTTGCGGAAACATGGACCCGTCCCGGAATTTCCAAGCCCGGTTTTCCCGGACCGAGAACACAATTAATCCGGGGTCGATGAAACTGGCATCTGTTATGTACACATAGCCACTATCATCGACGACGATATCGTTGAAAAAACCGCCCCTCCGGAGCC of the Tribolium castaneum strain GA2 chromosome 1, icTriCast1.1, whole genome shotgun sequence genome contains:
- the Y-4 gene encoding yellow-4 precursor (The RefSeq protein has 9 substitutions compared to this genomic sequence), coding for MLFFLILTISSSVTESVTFEITHQWSYINFTWESSIVYAEAIKSRQYIPEHVAMTGIKFYRSRWYIALPKFRPGVPVTLAYISANESQTNPLLTPYPDWKSNTDPTCEGVKAVQSFEVDRNGVLWVLDGFRLTPATTCPTKLICYDLKTHRRIRSFTFPETIGLRRGGFFNDIVVDDSGYVYITDASFIDPGLIVFSVRENRAWKFRDGSMFPQMGAANFVVDGMVFTQLGTINGIALTPRGRNPRVLLYCSLVGFSVFGISTETLKREDLLSSGDWRANVTYLGDKQVQGDGMAMDELGNLYYGLLPLYGVGKWKVLGGIPPEILYQNRSTMIWPDSFAFDNQGYTYVLADSIHKFADSNVRLVLNDKIKFRIFKFFTETKSYLF